The nucleotide sequence ATACGTTCTTCCTGGGCACCATAAATCTCCACCTTGGCGACTTCCGGCAACCGCAGAAACTCATCACGGACATCATCAGCAATGCTCTTCAGCTCACGGTAAGAAAAATCCTCACCGGTCAGGGTCACCATCACCCCGAACACCTCACCAAACTCATCATTGACCACAGGGCCAATGGTACCTTCAGGCAACTTACCGGCAATGCCTTCCATTTTACGGCGCAGACTGTCCCATATCGGGCGCATATCGGTATAGCGCTCCTGAATATTAACGGTGACAATTGACGTACCGGTTTGGGATGAGCTTTTGACAAAATCCAGTTCCGGAATTTCCCGAACCGCTTTTTCAATTTTGTCGGTAATCAGGGTCTCAACCCGTTCAGGGCTGGCACCGGGGAACTGGGTAATCACTTTGGCGACACGAATGACGAAACCCGGATCATAAGCTCTGGGAAGATTCTGATATGCCTGCAAACCGGACAACACCAATACCAACAGCAGAACCAGTGTCGTTCGATTATTGACGATTGCAGCGCGGGTTATAGACATCACAGTTCCCCCTCAGTCCATTTGACCCTCATGCCATCCACCATCTGACTCATACCAGCAGTGACAAGCTGCTCACCTGCAACAAGGCCGGAAGTAACTTCGATACCTGAAGCCAGTAACCGCCCCGTTTGCACAGGCCGACGCAACACCACCCCAACACCAGCCTCTGCGGCTTCAACCAGATAAACAAAACGTCCGTCGTTGTCTTCCTGTACCGAGTGTGCGGGTATGACCAGCCAGTCACTGTCAGGTACGACCTGTTTAATGACCACGTCGGCACTCATACCGGGTAAAATCCGGCTGCCGAGAGGGTCAGAGAGAAGAAAGGTAACGGTATAAGTCTGACTGCTACTGTCAGGCTCGACGGCAAAGGCCGATGGTTGCAAGGGAAACGCCTTATCGCCCAGGCCATCAAAACGCGCACTGTAGCGTAAAGGCTGGCGCTCATCCTGAGCACTGGTTATTATGCTCTCCGGCATTTCTACCTTAATCAGCAGTGACGACAGGTCGTGTAACACCATTATGTCCTGTTTGGCTGATACTTCTTCGTAGTTATCCGCATAAACCCTGGCCACCCGGCCACTGAAAGGTGCCCGTAGCCGGGTATAGGCTTTCTCCTGCCGGGCGGTTTCCAGCTGCGCTGTGGCAGTG is from Endozoicomonas gorgoniicola and encodes:
- a CDS encoding efflux RND transporter periplasmic adaptor subunit, which translates into the protein MTRQLLLSFPFAFLAATLLSGCDQTVSEPQEILRPVRSVTVSHSDTGLQKTFPGVVEAVQQASLSFRVSGRLAALSVKDGSAVLAGEVVAELESVDFDIRLKDRQASYEVAKADYERATQLVGKGAIARADVDNLKAKLSTATAQLETARQEKAYTRLRAPFSGRVARVYADNYEEVSAKQDIMVLHDLSSLLIKVEMPESIITSAQDERQPLRYSARFDGLGDKAFPLQPSAFAVEPDSSSQTYTVTFLLSDPLGSRILPGMSADVVIKQVVPDSDWLVIPAHSVQEDNDGRFVYLVEAAEAGVGVVLRRPVQTGRLLASGIEVTSGLVAGEQLVTAGMSQMVDGMRVKWTEGEL